The Mugil cephalus isolate CIBA_MC_2020 chromosome 19, CIBA_Mcephalus_1.1, whole genome shotgun sequence genome has a window encoding:
- the stom gene encoding erythrocyte band 7 integral membrane protein isoform X1, whose amino-acid sequence MENSEQSMKETKRRERQAGSIQSGLHYVEALESDDADVGLCGCMLMAFSVLLILATLPISIWMCIKIVKEYERAIIFRLGRIVRGGAKGPGMFFILPCTDSFISVDMRTITFDIPPQEVLTKDSVTVSVDGVVYYRVQNATLAVANITNADAATRLLAQTTLRNVLGTKNLAEILSDREEIAHSMQSSLDDATDDWGIKVERVEIKDVKLPIQLQRAMAAEAEASREARAKVIAAEGEMNASRALKEASLVIAESPSALQLRYLQTLNTIAAEKNSTIIFPLPLEMMHGFMKH is encoded by the exons ATGGAAAACTCAGAGCAATCGATGAAAGAAACCAAAAGGCGAGAACGGCAAGCAG GTTCAATCCAGAGTGGTTTACATTATGTTGAAG CTTTGGAGAGTGACGACGCTGACGTCGGCTTGTGTGGCTGCATGCTGATGGCTTTTTCCGTCCTTCTCATCCTGGCGACTCTGCCCATCTCCATATGGATGTGCATTAAG ATTGTGAAGGAGTATGAGCGAGCCATTATCTTTCGCCTGGGGCGCATTGTGCGAGGAGGAGCCAAAGGACCAG GAATGTTCTTCATCTTGCCTTGCACCGACAGCTTCATTAGCGTGGACATGCGCACCATCACCTTCGACATCCCGCCACAAGAG GTTTTGACCAAAGACTCCGTGACAGTGAGCGTGGATGGTGTGGTGTACTACCGGGTCCAGAACGCTACCCTGGCCGTGGCTAACATCACTAATGCGGACGCCGCCACCCGACTGTTGGCCCAGACCACGCTGAGGAACGTCCTGGGCACCAAGAACCTGGCAGAGATCCTGTCTGACCGTGAAGAAATTGCACACAGCATGCAG tCCTCTCTGGACGATGCTACGGACGACTGGGGAATCAAGGTGGAGCGGGTGGAGATCAAAGATGTGAAGCTGCCCATTCAGCTGCAGAGAGCCATGGCGGCTGAGGCTGAGGCCAGCCGCGAGGCCAGGGCCAAG GTGATAGCAGCGGAGGGGGAGATGAATGCGTCGCGGGCCCTGAAGGAGGCCTCCCTGGTGATCGCAGAGTCTCCGTCAGCCCTGCAACTGCGCTACCTTCAGACCCTCAACACCATCGCTGCAGAGAAGAACTCCACCATCATTTTCCCACTGCCGCTGGAGATGATGCACGGTTTCATGAAACACTGA
- the stom gene encoding erythrocyte band 7 integral membrane protein isoform X2: MENSEQSMKETKRRERQAALESDDADVGLCGCMLMAFSVLLILATLPISIWMCIKIVKEYERAIIFRLGRIVRGGAKGPGMFFILPCTDSFISVDMRTITFDIPPQEVLTKDSVTVSVDGVVYYRVQNATLAVANITNADAATRLLAQTTLRNVLGTKNLAEILSDREEIAHSMQSSLDDATDDWGIKVERVEIKDVKLPIQLQRAMAAEAEASREARAKVIAAEGEMNASRALKEASLVIAESPSALQLRYLQTLNTIAAEKNSTIIFPLPLEMMHGFMKH; this comes from the exons ATGGAAAACTCAGAGCAATCGATGAAAGAAACCAAAAGGCGAGAACGGCAAGCAG CTTTGGAGAGTGACGACGCTGACGTCGGCTTGTGTGGCTGCATGCTGATGGCTTTTTCCGTCCTTCTCATCCTGGCGACTCTGCCCATCTCCATATGGATGTGCATTAAG ATTGTGAAGGAGTATGAGCGAGCCATTATCTTTCGCCTGGGGCGCATTGTGCGAGGAGGAGCCAAAGGACCAG GAATGTTCTTCATCTTGCCTTGCACCGACAGCTTCATTAGCGTGGACATGCGCACCATCACCTTCGACATCCCGCCACAAGAG GTTTTGACCAAAGACTCCGTGACAGTGAGCGTGGATGGTGTGGTGTACTACCGGGTCCAGAACGCTACCCTGGCCGTGGCTAACATCACTAATGCGGACGCCGCCACCCGACTGTTGGCCCAGACCACGCTGAGGAACGTCCTGGGCACCAAGAACCTGGCAGAGATCCTGTCTGACCGTGAAGAAATTGCACACAGCATGCAG tCCTCTCTGGACGATGCTACGGACGACTGGGGAATCAAGGTGGAGCGGGTGGAGATCAAAGATGTGAAGCTGCCCATTCAGCTGCAGAGAGCCATGGCGGCTGAGGCTGAGGCCAGCCGCGAGGCCAGGGCCAAG GTGATAGCAGCGGAGGGGGAGATGAATGCGTCGCGGGCCCTGAAGGAGGCCTCCCTGGTGATCGCAGAGTCTCCGTCAGCCCTGCAACTGCGCTACCTTCAGACCCTCAACACCATCGCTGCAGAGAAGAACTCCACCATCATTTTCCCACTGCCGCTGGAGATGATGCACGGTTTCATGAAACACTGA